AAGGTGTGGCCGGATGCCATCAGCGGCAGGATCGAGCCGCGATGCCTGCCCTCGTAGGAATAGATGTTGGCACGGGCCCCTTCGGCGAAGCGCGACGACCAGTGGCCGATCGGCACGAGTTCGAGCCGCCCGTTCTCCTTGACGCGCTTTACCTGCGCGCCGAGCGTGTCGAGATGGGTGATGATGGCGCGGGCGCCCTGGCGCCGGCTGCCCTGCCGAACCGCGCGGATGGCGCCGCGCCGGGTGAGCTCGACGCTCATGCCGAGCTGCTCGAGTTCGCGCGAGACATGCCGCACGACGGTGTCGGTGAAGCCCGTCGGGCTGTCGATCGAAAGCAGCGCCTTCAGCTGCGCAGCGAGATAGCCGGTGTCGATGGAAAGCTTCGTCACGGCGACTGCTCCGGGCGGCCGGATGGCGACTGCGACGCGGGAATCGGCCGGGAATGCGGAAACAGGAGATCGATGAAACGCTGTGCCGTCGGCTGCGGCTCGTGGTTGGCGAGCCCCGGCCGTTCGTTCGCCTCGATGAAGACGTAGTCCGGCTCGGTGGCGCGCCGGACCATGAAGTCGATGCCGACGACCGGGATCTTGATGGCGCGGGCCGCGGCGCAGGCGGCGTCGACCAGGCGCGGGTGGACGATGCCGGTGACGTCGTGGATGGAGCCGCCGGTGTGGAGGTTGGCCGTCTTGCGCACGACGATTTCGCGCCCGGCCTCGAGCACCGTGTCCAGCGACAGCCCCTGGCCTGCCAGGCACCGCCCGGTGTCGGCGTCGACCGGGATGGTGCTCTCGCCGCCCGTCGCGGCCGCGCGCCGCCGCGACTGGCGCTCGATCAACGTGCGCAGGTCGTGTTCCCCGTCGCCGATCACGCAGGGCGGGCGGCGGATCGCGGCGGCGACCAGCTTGTAGTCGATGACGACGAGACGCAGGTCCTCGCCCTGGAAGCAGGCTTCCAGCAGCACCCTGTCGCAGACCTCGAGCGCAGTCCGGATGGCCGCGCGCGTGTCCTCCGGCGTCTCGAGCCCGACCGACACGCCCCGCCCCTGCTCGCCGCGCGCGGGCTTGACCACGATGCTGCCGTGCCTGGCGAGAAACGCCGCGATGGCCTCGTCGCCATCGCTCTCGACGGCGATCTGGTCCGGGACCTTCAAGCCGGCCCGCTCAACCACGCGGCGCGTCACGGCCTTGTCGTCGCAGATCGACACCGCCACGCCGGAGGTCATTTCCGACAGGCTCTCGCGGCAGTGCACCGAGCGCCCGCCATAGGCGAGACTGAAGAAGCCGCCCGCCGCATCGGTGACCTCGACCTGAATGCCGCGGCGGCGCGCCTCGTCGACGATGATGCGCGCATAGGGGTTGAGCTCGTCATAGCCCTGGATCGGCCCGGCGAAGAGCCTCTCGTTGATCGGATTCTTGCGCTTGACGGCGAAGATCGGCACGCGGCGGAAGCCCAGCTTCTCGTAGAGCGCGATGGCCTGTTCGTTGTCGTGCATGACCGACAGGTCCATGAAGGCCGCACCTCGCGCCTGGAAATGCTCGGCCAGTCGGCGCACCAGCATCTCGCCGACGCCGGGATGACGGCACTGCGGGTCGACGGCAAGGCACCAGAGGGAGGAACCGCGCTCCGGGTCCCCGAACAGCCGCTGGTGGTCAACCCCCGTCACCGTGCCGATCACGTCCCCCGTCGTCTCGTCCTCCGCCACGATATAGGTGATGGAACGGCTGTCGCGGTTGGCCCAGAAGAAGTCCGGGCTCACGGTCACCATGTTGCGCGCCGCATAGATGGTGTTGACGGCATCCGCATCGACCTGCGAGGCGAGGCGACGGATGAAGAAGCTCTTCGGCTTGCGGCGGCTCGCCCGGTAGGTCGAGAGGTCGAGGCGATAGGTGTGCGAGGGGTCGAGGAAGGTCTCCTGCGGCGCCAGCGACAGCAGCACATGGGGGTCGCGCACGTAGAAGGCGATGTCGCGCCGCTTGTCACCCTCGTGCGACAGGGCGTCGATGATGGACGGGTTGTCGGGATAGGTCTGCGAGAACAGGAGCCGTCCCCAGCCGCAGTCGAGCGCCACCGAATGCCGCGTCGGCCCGGCTTCGCCCGCATGCGGGCCGATCGGCGGCTTCTGCGATTCGGTGCGCAGCCGCTTGAGCCGGTGGCCGAGCGCGCGCTCGGCCTTGCCGGTGTTGCGGCGGGGTTCCGCCGTCTTCGTCTTCGCCATCGTCAGATCCCGTGCGTCTGCAGCCACAGTTCCAGGAGACCCGCCTGCCAGAGTTCGGATCCCTGCAGGGGCGTGATGTGGTCGGAGGGGTTCGCAAACAGCGTGTCGAGCCACTCCTGCCGGAACAGGCCCCTGTCGCGCGCGGCCTGCGAGGAGAGCGCGTCGCGCACGAGGTCCAGATAGGGCCCGTCGACATATTTGAGCTGCGGCACCGGGAAGTAGCCCTTCTTCCGGTCGATCACCTCCGACGGCACGATCCGCCGCGCCACGTCCTTCAGCACACCCTTGCCGCCGTCGCGGATCTTCTCCTCCGGCGGGATGCGCGCGGCGAGCTCGACCAGCTCGT
The nucleotide sequence above comes from Aquibium microcysteis. Encoded proteins:
- the ngg gene encoding N-acetylglutaminylglutamine synthetase; translation: MAKTKTAEPRRNTGKAERALGHRLKRLRTESQKPPIGPHAGEAGPTRHSVALDCGWGRLLFSQTYPDNPSIIDALSHEGDKRRDIAFYVRDPHVLLSLAPQETFLDPSHTYRLDLSTYRASRRKPKSFFIRRLASQVDADAVNTIYAARNMVTVSPDFFWANRDSRSITYIVAEDETTGDVIGTVTGVDHQRLFGDPERGSSLWCLAVDPQCRHPGVGEMLVRRLAEHFQARGAAFMDLSVMHDNEQAIALYEKLGFRRVPIFAVKRKNPINERLFAGPIQGYDELNPYARIIVDEARRRGIQVEVTDAAGGFFSLAYGGRSVHCRESLSEMTSGVAVSICDDKAVTRRVVERAGLKVPDQIAVESDGDEAIAAFLARHGSIVVKPARGEQGRGVSVGLETPEDTRAAIRTALEVCDRVLLEACFQGEDLRLVVIDYKLVAAAIRRPPCVIGDGEHDLRTLIERQSRRRAAATGGESTIPVDADTGRCLAGQGLSLDTVLEAGREIVVRKTANLHTGGSIHDVTGIVHPRLVDAACAAARAIKIPVVGIDFMVRRATEPDYVFIEANERPGLANHEPQPTAQRFIDLLFPHSRPIPASQSPSGRPEQSP